A single genomic interval of Tsukamurella paurometabola harbors:
- the gabT gene encoding 4-aminobutyrate--2-oxoglutarate transaminase, translating into MTTTTASLSYRLPQVRNLVTALPGPESARLAERRRSAVAGGVGSSVPVYAADADGGVIVDVDGNSLIDLGSGIAVTSVGASDPRVADAVAAQARHFTHTCFMVTPYEGYVAVAERLNALTPGDHDKRTVLFNSGAEAVENAIKVARLATGRDAVVAFDHAYHGRTNLTMALTAKTMPYKKDFGPFAPEVYRMPMSYPYRDAAAGLDADGAAAAARAISQIEKQIGGDAVAAIIIEPIQGEGGFIVPAPGFLPALAAWAKENGVVFIADEVQTGFARTGAWFACEDEGVVPDIITMAKGIAGGMPLSAITGRADLLDAVHAGGLGGTYGGNPVACAAALAALDTMTDLDLPARARAIGERSVARLSALADEVGVIGDVRGRGAMIAIELVRPGTSEPDAELTRAIAARALAAGVVILTCGTYGNVIRLLPPLVIGDELLDDALTVLETAIREASA; encoded by the coding sequence ATGACCACCACGACCGCATCGCTGAGCTACCGCCTGCCCCAGGTCCGCAACCTCGTGACCGCCCTCCCCGGCCCGGAGTCGGCGCGCCTCGCCGAGCGCCGACGGTCCGCCGTGGCCGGCGGCGTCGGCTCGTCGGTGCCCGTGTACGCCGCGGACGCCGACGGCGGCGTCATCGTGGACGTGGACGGCAACTCGCTCATCGACCTGGGTTCCGGCATCGCCGTGACCAGCGTCGGCGCCTCGGACCCGCGCGTCGCGGACGCCGTTGCGGCGCAAGCACGGCACTTCACCCACACCTGCTTCATGGTGACGCCGTACGAGGGCTACGTCGCCGTCGCCGAGCGGCTCAACGCGCTCACGCCGGGCGACCACGACAAGCGCACCGTGCTGTTCAACTCGGGCGCCGAGGCCGTGGAGAACGCGATCAAGGTCGCGCGCCTGGCCACCGGCCGCGACGCCGTGGTCGCCTTCGACCACGCGTACCACGGCCGCACCAACCTGACGATGGCGCTGACGGCCAAGACGATGCCCTACAAGAAGGACTTCGGCCCCTTCGCGCCCGAGGTCTACCGGATGCCGATGTCGTACCCGTACCGCGACGCCGCGGCGGGCCTCGACGCCGACGGTGCCGCCGCCGCGGCCCGCGCGATCTCCCAGATCGAGAAGCAGATCGGCGGCGACGCGGTGGCCGCGATCATCATCGAGCCCATCCAGGGCGAGGGCGGCTTCATCGTGCCCGCGCCGGGCTTCCTGCCCGCGCTCGCCGCCTGGGCGAAGGAGAACGGCGTCGTCTTCATCGCCGACGAGGTGCAGACCGGCTTCGCCCGGACCGGAGCGTGGTTCGCGTGCGAGGACGAGGGCGTGGTGCCCGACATCATCACCATGGCGAAGGGCATCGCCGGCGGCATGCCGCTGTCGGCCATCACCGGCCGCGCGGACCTGCTCGACGCCGTGCACGCCGGTGGCCTCGGCGGCACCTACGGCGGCAACCCCGTGGCCTGCGCCGCGGCTCTCGCCGCGCTCGACACCATGACGGACCTCGACCTGCCCGCCCGCGCCCGCGCGATCGGCGAGCGGTCCGTCGCCCGGCTGAGCGCCCTCGCCGACGAGGTGGGCGTGATCGGGGACGTCCGCGGCCGCGGCGCGATGATCGCGATCGAACTGGTCCGCCCGGGGACGTCCGAGCCGGACGCTGAACTGACCAGGGCGATCGCCGCCAGGGCCCTCGCCGCCGGCGTCGTCATCCTCACGTGCGGCACGTACGGCAACGTCATCCGGCTCCTGCCCCCGCTGGTGATCGGCGACGAACTGCTCGACGACGCCCTCACCGTGCTGGAGACGGCGATCCGCGAGGCCTCCGCCTAG
- a CDS encoding NAD-dependent succinate-semialdehyde dehydrogenase, whose protein sequence is MNVPDLINSVSTGLWLRGASAPSESGRTFDVINPATGEVLAAVANATPADATAALDTASAVADEWAATAPRVRADILRAAFDAVTARADDFALLMTLEMGKILPESRGEVAYGAEFLRWFSEEAVRIGGRTATAPAGTGEIAVVKEPVGPCLAITPWNFPLAMGTRKIGPALAAGCTVVVKPAEDTPLTMLLLAQVFAEVGLPPGVLSVLPTLDAPTVVKTLMDDARLRKVSFTGSTGVGRILLAQAATNVLRTSMELGGSAPFLVFDDADLDKAVDGAMLAKMRNGGEACTAANRILVQNGIREAFTARLTERVAAMRVGPGWEADSAIGPIINARQRGSIAALVDEAVAAGATVRTGGKQVDGAGFFYEPTVIDGLPDGARIRRDEIFGPVAAIVGFDTEDQGVAMANDTEYGLAAYFFTENVGRAQRVARRLQAGMVGVNRGVISDPAAPFGGIKQSGLGSEGGSEGIEEYLNTKYIALPPV, encoded by the coding sequence GTGAACGTCCCCGACCTGATCAACTCCGTCTCCACCGGCCTGTGGCTGCGCGGCGCGTCCGCCCCGAGCGAATCCGGCCGCACCTTCGACGTGATCAACCCCGCGACCGGCGAGGTCCTCGCCGCGGTCGCGAACGCGACACCCGCCGACGCGACGGCCGCCCTCGACACCGCGAGCGCCGTCGCCGATGAGTGGGCCGCCACCGCACCGCGCGTGCGCGCCGACATCCTGCGCGCCGCCTTCGACGCGGTGACCGCCCGCGCCGACGACTTCGCCCTGCTGATGACGCTCGAGATGGGCAAGATCCTGCCCGAGAGCCGCGGCGAGGTGGCCTACGGCGCCGAGTTCCTCCGCTGGTTCTCCGAGGAGGCCGTCCGCATCGGCGGCCGCACCGCCACCGCACCCGCCGGGACCGGCGAGATCGCCGTCGTCAAGGAGCCCGTCGGGCCGTGCCTGGCGATCACGCCGTGGAACTTCCCCCTCGCCATGGGCACCCGCAAGATCGGACCGGCGCTCGCCGCGGGCTGCACGGTGGTCGTCAAGCCCGCCGAGGACACCCCGCTCACGATGCTGCTGCTCGCGCAGGTCTTCGCCGAGGTGGGCCTGCCGCCGGGCGTCCTGTCGGTGCTCCCCACCCTGGACGCGCCCACGGTCGTCAAGACGCTGATGGACGACGCCCGCCTGCGCAAGGTCTCGTTCACGGGCTCCACCGGCGTCGGCAGGATCCTGCTGGCCCAGGCCGCGACCAACGTCCTGCGCACCTCGATGGAGCTCGGCGGCAGCGCACCGTTCCTCGTCTTCGACGACGCCGACCTCGACAAGGCCGTCGACGGCGCCATGCTCGCCAAGATGCGCAACGGCGGCGAGGCCTGCACCGCCGCGAACCGCATCCTGGTGCAGAACGGCATCCGCGAGGCCTTCACCGCGCGGCTCACCGAGCGGGTCGCGGCCATGCGGGTCGGCCCGGGCTGGGAGGCCGACTCCGCCATCGGCCCGATCATCAACGCCCGGCAGCGCGGATCGATCGCCGCGCTCGTCGACGAGGCCGTCGCCGCCGGCGCCACCGTCCGCACGGGCGGGAAGCAGGTCGACGGTGCCGGGTTCTTCTACGAGCCGACCGTCATCGACGGCCTGCCCGACGGTGCCCGCATCCGCCGCGACGAGATCTTCGGCCCCGTCGCCGCGATCGTGGGCTTCGACACCGAGGACCAGGGCGTGGCGATGGCCAACGACACCGAGTACGGCCTCGCCGCGTACTTCTTCACGGAGAACGTCGGGCGGGCGCAGCGCGTCGCGCGGCGGCTGCAGGCGGGGATGGTCGGCGTGAACCGCGGCGTGATCTCCGATCCGGCCGCACCGTTCGGCGGGATCAAGCAGTCGGGCCTCGGTTCCGAGGGCGGCAGCGAAGGCATCGAGGAGTACCTGAACACCAAGTACATCGCGCTCCCGCCGGTGTGA
- a CDS encoding YdcF family protein: MRRLQRLLWGVTLVVVVLLAAVGAVGYLLFGVDRQDPLRKVDAIIVLGGEHDGREQYGIRLAQEGWAKNVVLSNPYDHADRTMQELCGTRIGDITITCEKPVPSTTRGEAMITERLAKQNGWASVIVISWGYHLTRSRYIFGNCYSGDTVMRAVPRHYDYGPADWELVYLYQFVGTAKAMIQGGCG, from the coding sequence GTGCGGCGACTGCAAAGACTCCTGTGGGGCGTGACGCTCGTCGTGGTCGTCCTCCTCGCCGCGGTCGGCGCCGTCGGCTACCTGCTGTTCGGCGTCGATCGGCAGGATCCGCTGCGCAAGGTGGACGCGATCATCGTGCTCGGCGGCGAGCACGACGGCCGCGAGCAGTACGGCATCCGGCTGGCCCAGGAGGGCTGGGCGAAGAACGTCGTGCTCTCGAACCCCTACGACCATGCGGACCGCACCATGCAGGAGTTGTGCGGCACCCGGATCGGCGACATCACCATCACCTGCGAGAAGCCCGTCCCCAGCACCACGCGGGGTGAGGCGATGATCACCGAACGCCTGGCGAAGCAGAACGGCTGGGCTTCCGTGATCGTGATCAGCTGGGGATACCACCTGACCCGCTCCCGCTACATCTTCGGCAACTGCTACTCGGGCGACACCGTCATGCGGGCCGTGCCGCGCCACTACGACTACGGCCCCGCGGACTGGGAGCTCGTCTACCTCTACCAGTTCGTGGGCACCGCGAAGGCGATGATCCAGGGCGGCTGCGGCTGA